A window of Chitinophaga sp. MM2321 contains these coding sequences:
- a CDS encoding ABC transporter permease, translating into MFKNYFKTAWRNLSKNRFYSLINISGLTVGLAVGILILLWVQDELSFDNFHKQAPDICRLECLVGTGTSKQVWTVTTASIGVMGKRELPEIKAAVRITGNYTYSLFKYGEKVFTEEASAFTDPSFFTVFDFPLIRGNAANPFPDNNSVVLTTSTAKRYFGEQDPIGKVLTADGTTSFTVSGVIPDFPKNSSIRYDLLLPMSLLKQMGSRQSPAYDMDNNFTQFSFETYLLLQPGTSLKTVADKLLKIHLRNKPDDTDLTYLTEPLTKMHLYNADGTDGGMGTVRMFIIIAILILVIACINNVNLSTARSMLRAKEVSLRKIVGATRFHLFMQFVVETALIFFLATVLAIGLMYILMPYYNQVSGKELVLNLSSYHIWLVILITISCTLLASSVYPAMLLSSFEPLKALKGKIAGGIGDAAFRKVLVVTQFVCSIVLIAGTFIISNQLKYIKSKELGYDKNYVFGFYMRDMSRHYDAIRADLMSRPGVADVTRGSENIINMGRVTGDTDWDGKGKEETFIVHPVAIDKDFIPFFKMKLVQGENFTNAPADSLHYIMNETAVRNLGMKDPIGKRFKMHGINGTISGVVKDFHYTSMKDKIGPVVFYYHEGNAGRIFIRTTAKDATKAIHAAEQEWKKYNPAFPFQYHFMDETFNEMYTSEIHTGLLFNIFAAIAILISCLGLFGLAAYTAQLRTREIGVRKVLGATVSGIIQLLATDFIRLVLIAIVIAIPIAWFAMDKWLQHFAYRTDIHWTVFALSGLLAILISIFTISFQSVKAALANPVKSLRTE; encoded by the coding sequence ATGTTCAAGAACTACTTCAAAACTGCCTGGCGCAATTTGTCCAAGAACAGATTTTATTCGCTGATCAATATTTCAGGACTGACAGTAGGATTGGCGGTCGGCATCCTGATATTATTATGGGTGCAGGATGAATTGAGTTTTGACAATTTCCATAAACAGGCACCTGATATATGCCGACTGGAATGCCTGGTGGGTACAGGAACAAGCAAGCAGGTATGGACTGTTACCACTGCATCTATCGGTGTTATGGGGAAACGTGAATTACCGGAAATTAAAGCGGCGGTGCGGATCACCGGAAATTATACGTATTCTCTTTTTAAGTATGGAGAAAAAGTTTTTACGGAAGAAGCATCTGCATTTACAGACCCGTCATTTTTTACGGTTTTTGATTTTCCGTTGATCAGGGGAAATGCTGCCAATCCTTTTCCGGATAATAATTCCGTGGTGCTTACAACGAGTACGGCTAAACGGTATTTTGGTGAACAGGACCCTATCGGTAAAGTATTGACTGCTGATGGCACAACCAGTTTTACGGTCAGTGGTGTTATTCCTGATTTTCCCAAGAATTCCAGCATCCGCTATGATCTGCTGTTACCCATGAGCCTTTTGAAACAGATGGGCAGCAGGCAGTCTCCCGCCTATGATATGGATAATAATTTCACCCAGTTTAGTTTTGAGACTTACCTGTTACTACAACCGGGTACCTCTCTGAAAACTGTAGCGGATAAGCTGCTTAAAATCCACCTGCGGAATAAACCTGATGATACAGATCTTACCTATCTCACCGAGCCGTTAACAAAAATGCATTTATACAATGCAGATGGTACTGACGGGGGGATGGGCACCGTCCGCATGTTTATTATCATCGCCATATTAATACTGGTTATTGCCTGCATCAATAATGTGAATTTATCTACTGCACGATCTATGCTGCGCGCCAAAGAAGTAAGCCTGCGCAAGATTGTGGGCGCTACGCGGTTTCATTTATTTATGCAGTTTGTGGTGGAAACGGCGCTCATCTTCTTTTTGGCCACCGTACTGGCCATAGGATTAATGTACATATTGATGCCGTATTACAACCAGGTGTCCGGAAAGGAGCTGGTGCTCAATTTATCCAGTTATCACATCTGGCTGGTGATCCTTATCACCATTAGCTGTACGCTGCTGGCATCCAGTGTGTACCCGGCCATGCTGCTGTCATCATTTGAACCGTTGAAGGCGCTGAAAGGGAAAATAGCCGGAGGCATCGGAGATGCTGCTTTCCGCAAAGTACTGGTGGTAACGCAGTTTGTATGCTCTATTGTTTTGATTGCCGGCACTTTTATTATCAGTAACCAGTTGAAATATATAAAGTCAAAGGAGCTTGGATACGATAAAAATTATGTATTTGGTTTTTATATGCGTGATATGAGCCGTCATTATGATGCTATCAGGGCTGATTTGATGAGCAGGCCGGGCGTAGCTGATGTTACGAGGGGTAGTGAAAATATTATAAACATGGGAAGAGTAACAGGAGATACTGATTGGGATGGAAAAGGGAAGGAGGAAACCTTTATCGTTCACCCGGTAGCCATTGATAAAGACTTTATACCCTTTTTCAAAATGAAACTGGTGCAGGGTGAAAATTTCACCAATGCACCGGCAGACTCTTTACACTATATCATGAATGAAACGGCGGTAAGGAATCTGGGGATGAAAGACCCTATTGGTAAAAGGTTTAAAATGCATGGTATAAATGGCACTATTTCAGGGGTGGTGAAAGACTTTCATTATACATCCATGAAAGATAAAATTGGCCCCGTTGTATTTTATTATCATGAAGGAAATGCCGGCCGGATATTTATCAGAACCACTGCTAAGGATGCTACGAAAGCTATCCATGCTGCGGAGCAGGAATGGAAAAAATATAATCCTGCTTTTCCGTTTCAATATCATTTCATGGACGAAACGTTTAATGAAATGTACACGTCGGAAATACATACCGGGTTGTTGTTTAATATTTTTGCGGCTATAGCCATCCTGATTTCCTGCCTGGGATTATTCGGGTTGGCGGCCTATACCGCGCAGTTGCGTACCCGTGAAATCGGGGTGCGTAAAGTATTGGGTGCCACTGTATCGGGCATCATTCAGTTGCTGGCAACAGATTTTATCAGGCTGGTGCTGATCGCTATTGTTATAGCCATACCGATAGCGTGGTTTGCAATGGATAAATGGTTACAGCATTTTGCTTACAGAACCGACATCCACTGGACGGTATTTGCATTATCGGGGTTGCTGGCTATTCTGATCAGCATTTTCACGATCAGTTTTCAGTCAGTAAAGGCTGCACTGGCCAACCCGGTTAAAAGCCTGAGAACAGAATAG
- a CDS encoding DUF2279 domain-containing protein gives MAAVAALLLLLTAFPGKAQQRIPLFSLPDTTVHNRVWILSGVTLAAYGGGFAALNSAWYKGYPKSTFHFFNDAGEWKQVDKAGHIFSAYFEGKYSREMWRWSGLPRNQQIWIGGLSGFAYQSVIEILDGFSTEWGFSWSDMAANAAGSALMIGQELAWNEQRIQLKFSAHPEKHGNDALQQKADQLFGTTFWERTLKDYNGQTYWLSVNLYSFNKNTWLPKWLNIAAGYGAEGMYGGRDNTWTDNHGMPHDYSQIQRVRQFYLSPDIDFTKIPTKRKGVRVIFQVLNMLKFPAPALEINSQGKARVHAVYF, from the coding sequence ATGGCAGCCGTGGCGGCCCTCCTGCTGCTGCTTACCGCTTTTCCTGGCAAAGCCCAACAAAGAATACCCTTGTTTTCCCTGCCGGATACCACGGTTCATAACCGCGTATGGATCCTCAGCGGGGTAACCCTCGCAGCCTATGGCGGTGGTTTCGCCGCGCTCAACTCCGCCTGGTATAAAGGCTATCCAAAATCAACGTTTCACTTTTTTAATGATGCCGGGGAATGGAAACAGGTAGATAAAGCCGGGCACATTTTCAGTGCCTACTTCGAAGGTAAATACAGCCGGGAAATGTGGCGCTGGTCCGGACTTCCACGCAACCAGCAAATATGGATCGGTGGTTTGAGCGGATTCGCTTACCAGTCTGTTATTGAAATACTCGACGGCTTTTCAACGGAATGGGGATTCTCCTGGAGCGATATGGCCGCCAATGCCGCCGGCTCTGCACTCATGATCGGCCAGGAACTCGCCTGGAATGAACAACGCATTCAACTCAAATTCTCCGCACATCCTGAAAAACACGGGAACGATGCTTTGCAGCAAAAAGCTGATCAGCTTTTTGGTACCACCTTCTGGGAAAGGACCCTCAAAGATTATAATGGCCAGACGTACTGGTTATCCGTCAATCTCTATTCTTTCAACAAAAATACCTGGCTCCCCAAATGGCTCAACATAGCCGCTGGCTACGGCGCCGAAGGCATGTATGGTGGCCGCGACAATACCTGGACTGACAACCACGGCATGCCACATGATTACTCACAGATACAACGGGTACGCCAGTTTTACCTGTCGCCCGACATTGATTTTACAAAGATCCCCACAAAAAGGAAAGGCGTTCGCGTGATCTTCCAGGTGCTGAATATGTTGAAATTTCCTGCTCCTGCACTGGAGATTAATTCACAGGGCAAAGCCCGCGTGCATGCAGTTTATTTTTAA
- a CDS encoding (Fe-S)-binding protein, which yields MRIVQELLFIIAFGVAVYLFSLKVRQIRRNILLGRDSDLNDHPDQRWKNVLLLAFGQKKMFRNPLVAVLHFFVYAGFVIINLEILEIILDGIFGTHRLFVPVLGSLYPVLIGLFEILAVLVTVSCAVFLVRRNTLKLKRFISKDLDGWPRSDANYILLTEIALMLLFLTMNTADQQLQLRGAAHYTDTGHFWISGMLTPIFSGMSDGGLMALERTCWWLHILGVLAFLNYLPYSKHLHIILAFPNAYFASLIPKGEMENMPSVQHEVQLMLQPELAANTPASDVMPKFGAKDVADLSWKNLLDAYSCTECGRCSAACPATTTGKLLSPRKIMMDTRDRLEEVGRNIKANGTFTPDNKTLLRDYISEEELRACTTCNACVQECPVSISPLDIILQLRRHLVMEESSAPAEWTGMFSNIENNMAPWKFSMDDRDKWVGEMNT from the coding sequence ATGCGAATTGTACAAGAGTTATTATTCATTATCGCCTTTGGGGTAGCGGTATATCTTTTTTCCCTGAAGGTGCGCCAGATAAGGCGGAACATCCTGTTGGGCCGCGATAGTGATCTCAATGATCATCCCGACCAGCGTTGGAAAAATGTACTTTTGCTGGCCTTTGGTCAGAAAAAAATGTTTCGTAATCCCCTGGTGGCAGTACTCCACTTTTTCGTTTATGCCGGTTTTGTGATCATCAACCTGGAAATACTGGAAATCATCCTGGACGGGATCTTTGGTACACATCGTTTATTCGTTCCCGTATTAGGAAGCCTGTATCCTGTATTAATTGGTCTATTTGAAATACTCGCCGTACTGGTTACTGTCAGCTGCGCTGTATTCCTGGTACGCAGAAACACATTAAAGCTGAAACGCTTTATCAGCAAGGACCTGGATGGGTGGCCCCGTTCAGATGCCAACTATATCCTGCTCACGGAAATAGCCCTGATGCTGTTGTTCCTCACCATGAACACCGCAGACCAGCAACTGCAACTCAGGGGCGCAGCACACTATACCGATACCGGCCACTTCTGGATTTCCGGTATGCTTACGCCTATCTTCAGCGGTATGTCCGATGGCGGCCTTATGGCGCTGGAACGCACCTGCTGGTGGCTGCATATCCTGGGCGTACTGGCATTTTTAAATTATCTCCCTTACTCCAAACACCTGCATATCATACTGGCATTTCCAAACGCCTACTTTGCCTCACTGATACCAAAAGGTGAAATGGAAAATATGCCTTCCGTACAACATGAGGTACAGCTGATGCTGCAACCGGAGCTGGCTGCCAATACCCCCGCATCGGATGTAATGCCCAAATTCGGCGCTAAAGATGTAGCGGATCTCAGCTGGAAAAATCTGCTGGATGCCTATAGCTGCACCGAATGCGGACGCTGTAGCGCCGCCTGTCCGGCTACTACCACCGGCAAACTGCTGTCGCCCCGTAAAATCATGATGGATACACGCGACCGCCTCGAAGAAGTGGGCCGCAACATAAAAGCCAACGGCACTTTCACCCCCGACAACAAAACACTGCTACGCGATTATATTTCAGAAGAAGAACTCCGCGCCTGTACCACCTGCAACGCCTGTGTACAGGAGTGCCCGGTAAGTATCAGCCCGCTCGATATTATCCTGCAACTGCGGCGCCACCTGGTGATGGAAGAATCCAGCGCACCGGCAGAATGGACCGGCATGTTCAGCAACATCGAAAACAACATGGCGCCCTGGAAATTCAGTATGGATGACCGCGACAAATGGGTAGGCGAAATGAATACCTGA
- a CDS encoding phosphoribosyltransferase family protein yields MESRNIILTQDVIQKKIERIAYEIYERNSEGTAIILAGIWDRGVIIAHKIAAILRQISPLNIHIIELRLDKQHPAEVTVSEEIDFNNKVVVVVDDVANSGRTMLYALKPLLSYLPEKIQTAVLVDRKHKSFPLSVDFVGYSLATTLQEMVMVEMAGEEIVSAYFAP; encoded by the coding sequence ATGGAAAGCAGGAACATTATTCTAACGCAGGACGTTATTCAGAAAAAGATTGAGCGCATCGCTTATGAAATTTATGAGCGGAACAGCGAAGGCACAGCTATCATATTAGCTGGTATCTGGGACAGGGGAGTGATCATTGCCCATAAGATAGCAGCTATCCTGCGGCAGATCTCACCGCTGAACATCCATATTATAGAACTGCGGCTGGATAAACAACATCCTGCGGAGGTAACTGTTTCGGAAGAAATTGATTTCAATAATAAAGTAGTGGTGGTGGTAGACGATGTAGCCAATTCCGGTCGTACCATGCTCTATGCCCTGAAACCCCTGCTTTCCTATCTCCCTGAAAAAATACAAACTGCGGTACTGGTAGACCGTAAGCATAAATCTTTTCCGTTGTCAGTGGACTTCGTGGGTTACTCATTAGCTACTACCCTGCAGGAGATGGTGATGGTAGAGATGGCGGGAGAAGAGATTGTATCCGCCTATTTTGCCCCCTGA
- a CDS encoding protein-L-isoaspartate(D-aspartate) O-methyltransferase — protein MRGYEDTYKQKGLRKQLVDSIRQKGITDENVLAAIGNIPRHFFLDTAFESIAYDDRAFPIGEGQTISQPYTVAYQTQLLEVKPYEKVLEIGTGSAYQACVLAELKANVLTIERQKRLFDEVKQFQFKTKYHNLRFFYGDGYEGLASYAPFDKVLVTAAAPHIPEKLVQQLKIGGKMVIPVGGNEVQRMLRITKVSDTETEQELFDNFSFVPMLAGKK, from the coding sequence ATGAGGGGGTATGAAGATACTTATAAACAAAAAGGATTACGCAAACAACTGGTTGATAGTATCCGTCAGAAAGGTATTACAGATGAAAATGTGCTGGCGGCAATCGGTAATATTCCCAGGCACTTTTTCCTGGATACAGCTTTCGAGAGTATAGCCTACGACGACAGGGCCTTTCCTATCGGGGAGGGACAAACGATTTCCCAACCCTATACGGTAGCCTATCAAACCCAGTTGCTGGAAGTAAAGCCTTATGAAAAAGTGTTGGAAATAGGCACCGGTAGCGCCTATCAGGCGTGTGTACTGGCAGAACTGAAAGCCAATGTACTGACCATTGAACGACAGAAACGCCTGTTTGATGAAGTAAAACAGTTCCAGTTTAAAACCAAATACCACAACCTCCGCTTCTTTTACGGAGATGGTTACGAAGGACTGGCATCCTATGCGCCGTTTGATAAAGTGCTGGTAACAGCTGCCGCACCACATATCCCCGAAAAGCTGGTACAACAGCTGAAGATAGGCGGTAAGATGGTGATCCCTGTGGGAGGTAACGAAGTACAGCGTATGCTGCGTATCACCAAAGTAAGTGACACAGAAACTGAACAGGAATTGTTTGATAATTTCTCTTTTGTACCGATGCTGGCAGGGAAGAAATAA
- a CDS encoding TonB-dependent receptor, with protein MRKFSTLLFFLFVVIYNVNAQTTNTVIQKVSGKVADAVSMKGVEYASVVLLRQADSSMVSGMYTTPAGNFSFSNVAPGIYVLRVTFMGYEKLEKAVRVVAGKNTFAGTLHLQTAGKVLNAVEIKAEKPSFSMQIDRQVFDAGSMINAEGGTGTDILKNIPSVDVDIDDNITLRGQSVTIYVDGKPSPFGDAKTALQMIPAESIDRVEVINNPSAKFEAQGGGGIINIVLKKDKAIGYNVMFNAGAATQGQINGSVNASLRMRRFNFFGNYNSRYEAVSGSGYSFRQNLVPDSSGTSFFSQESNNKNRNTNNGARFGFDYFLDDHNTFTISQGLNYNKNENENHIFLDYLDQHREAVRDGNRDNTSRNNNNNNNTNFNYKHLFKKPNQELTAYVSHSGNKYNSISDYYTQYRKMNVDTLPDPNMQHNKSKNKNSFWNMQSDFTTPLGKKGKLEAGIKSTMRSITNDYTALLFDYGEDEYIISPTLSNQYDYEEDINAGYVNFAHAIGNLGYQVGVRAEQAHLKGYSYTQDTTVDNRFFNLFPSVFLKYNMPRNQNQSLVFNYSTRIDRPNFDQLLPYVNNSDPQNIRIGNPELQPALAHKLEMSYSVYYPKSNDYLSTSTYYAQTNDNIDRISTLDTISGITTTRPMNLATQQNMGANFSYSLNIYKWWKVNANVNLGYNKLTSATVNNENVSYGFNANTQFRLPARFHIELSGHYRSPSIQPQGTFRAMNGMDLGLRKDVLQKKLVIAVNVSDLLNTQQFHSHYETPVFIQDYDRKRVTRFIRINVRYRFGKMDPNLFKKKKPVEEEEEKPEEEERLKDRGRL; from the coding sequence ATGCGAAAGTTTTCAACTCTCTTATTCTTCCTGTTCGTTGTTATATATAACGTTAACGCACAAACGACAAATACAGTTATCCAGAAGGTATCGGGTAAAGTAGCGGATGCTGTCTCCATGAAAGGGGTGGAATATGCCTCTGTCGTATTACTACGCCAGGCAGATTCCTCTATGGTATCAGGTATGTACACAACGCCTGCCGGTAATTTCAGCTTCAGCAATGTAGCGCCCGGCATCTATGTACTACGCGTTACCTTCATGGGCTACGAAAAACTGGAAAAAGCCGTAAGAGTGGTAGCAGGTAAAAATACATTCGCAGGAACCTTGCATTTGCAAACAGCAGGTAAAGTATTGAATGCGGTAGAAATAAAAGCAGAGAAGCCTTCCTTTTCTATGCAGATAGACCGGCAGGTATTTGATGCCGGCAGCATGATCAATGCGGAAGGAGGCACGGGAACGGATATACTAAAAAATATTCCAAGTGTGGATGTAGACATCGATGATAACATCACCCTGCGTGGTCAAAGCGTAACCATTTATGTAGACGGCAAACCCTCTCCTTTCGGTGATGCAAAAACCGCCCTGCAAATGATTCCCGCAGAAAGCATCGACCGGGTGGAAGTGATCAACAATCCATCCGCAAAATTTGAAGCCCAGGGCGGTGGTGGTATTATCAACATCGTACTGAAAAAAGATAAAGCCATCGGATACAACGTGATGTTCAACGCCGGCGCCGCTACCCAGGGACAAATCAATGGAAGTGTAAACGCCAGTTTGCGGATGCGTCGTTTTAATTTCTTCGGAAATTACAACAGCCGCTACGAAGCGGTAAGTGGCAGCGGTTACAGTTTCCGTCAGAACCTGGTACCGGATAGCAGCGGCACTTCGTTCTTCTCCCAGGAAAGCAATAACAAAAACCGCAATACCAACAACGGCGCCCGCTTCGGTTTTGATTATTTCCTGGATGATCATAATACGTTCACCATCTCCCAGGGGCTGAACTACAACAAAAATGAAAATGAAAATCACATCTTCCTGGATTACCTGGATCAACATCGGGAAGCTGTTCGTGATGGCAACCGTGATAACACGAGCCGGAATAACAATAATAATAACAACACCAACTTTAACTATAAACATCTTTTTAAGAAACCCAACCAGGAACTGACCGCTTATGTCAGTCATAGTGGCAACAAATACAACAGCATCAGCGATTATTACACACAGTACCGCAAAATGAATGTGGATACGCTTCCCGATCCGAACATGCAGCATAACAAGAGCAAAAACAAAAACAGCTTCTGGAATATGCAATCAGATTTTACCACGCCGCTGGGTAAAAAGGGTAAGCTGGAAGCAGGGATAAAAAGTACAATGAGGAGTATCACTAACGACTATACGGCGTTGCTGTTTGACTACGGGGAGGATGAATATATAATAAGTCCGACGCTCTCCAACCAGTATGATTATGAAGAAGATATTAATGCAGGCTATGTCAACTTCGCCCATGCTATCGGCAACCTGGGCTACCAGGTGGGCGTACGGGCGGAACAGGCGCACCTGAAAGGTTATTCCTACACACAGGATACAACGGTAGATAACCGCTTCTTTAACCTGTTTCCCAGCGTGTTCCTGAAATATAACATGCCGCGCAATCAGAACCAAAGCCTGGTATTTAACTACTCCACACGGATAGACCGGCCAAATTTTGATCAGTTGCTGCCGTATGTCAACAATTCCGATCCGCAGAACATCCGCATCGGAAACCCGGAACTACAACCGGCCCTGGCGCATAAACTTGAAATGAGCTATTCGGTATATTATCCGAAATCCAATGATTACCTGAGTACCAGTACCTACTATGCTCAAACCAATGACAACATTGACCGCATCAGTACCCTGGACACTATTTCCGGCATTACTACCACCAGGCCCATGAACCTGGCTACCCAGCAAAATATGGGGGCTAACTTTTCCTACAGCCTGAATATATATAAATGGTGGAAAGTCAACGCCAACGTGAACCTGGGATATAATAAGCTCACCAGCGCCACTGTCAACAATGAAAATGTCAGTTATGGCTTTAATGCCAATACGCAGTTCCGTTTACCTGCCAGGTTTCATATAGAACTCAGTGGTCATTACCGCTCCCCCAGTATCCAGCCCCAGGGTACATTCCGGGCGATGAATGGTATGGACCTCGGCTTGCGCAAAGACGTGCTGCAGAAAAAACTGGTCATCGCGGTAAATGTTTCCGACTTGCTGAATACACAACAGTTCCATTCACATTACGAAACGCCCGTGTTTATCCAGGATTACGACCGCAAACGCGTGACCCGTTTTATACGTATCAATGTCCGCTACCGTTTTGGCAAGATGGATCCTAATCTGTTCAAGAAAAAGAAACCCGTAGAAGAAGAAGAGGAAAAGCCGGAAGAAGAAGAAAGGCTAAAGGACAGGGGAAGACTATAA
- a CDS encoding phospho-sugar mutase encodes MDINIQNKVAQWLNGNFDPETIATLKKMQEGNPDDLNDAFYRNLEFGTGGLRGIMGVGTNRMNKYTIGMATQGFANYLKEAFQGEIKVAIAHDSRNNARFFAETVANVFGANGIKVFLFESLRPTPELSFTIRHLKCQGGVVLTASHNPKEYSGYKAYWNDGAQLVPPHDTNVIREVDKITSPDDVKWSGGEANITLIGKEVDEAYLKELQSLSINPDINKQQHDLKIVYTPIHGTGITMVPETLKRFGFTNVNIVTEQATPDGNFPTVVYPNPEEPEAMSLGLKMAKALDADILLGTDPDADRVGIAVKNLKGEWTLINGNQTAVLIFNYIIEGRRRKGLAKPSDYIAKTVVTSDLIDVFAAKNNIRCYNVLTGFKWIADLIRRKEPQENFICGGEESYGYMIGNNVRDKDAISSVAMICEMAAYARSQGKSLFEQLIDIYVQYGYYKESLISITKKGMKGGEEINEMMRGYRENPPATINGSTVVTLYDYQLQQIKDIHTGEIKSLDLPKSNVLQFVLADGSKISARPSGTEPKIKFYFSVNAPLDNAANFDKVTAELDQKIKGIIEDMHLK; translated from the coding sequence ATGGATATAAATATTCAAAACAAAGTAGCGCAGTGGCTCAACGGTAACTTTGACCCCGAAACCATTGCCACACTGAAGAAAATGCAGGAAGGCAACCCCGATGATCTCAATGATGCATTTTACCGTAACCTCGAATTTGGCACTGGTGGTCTCAGGGGAATTATGGGTGTGGGCACCAACCGCATGAATAAATATACTATCGGAATGGCTACCCAGGGCTTTGCCAACTACCTCAAAGAAGCCTTCCAGGGGGAAATAAAAGTAGCCATTGCACACGATAGCCGTAATAATGCCCGTTTTTTCGCGGAAACAGTGGCCAATGTATTTGGGGCCAACGGCATCAAGGTATTCCTGTTTGAAAGCCTGCGTCCTACGCCGGAACTTTCATTCACGATCCGTCACCTCAAATGCCAGGGCGGCGTGGTATTAACCGCCTCCCACAACCCCAAGGAATACAGTGGCTACAAAGCCTACTGGAACGATGGCGCCCAGCTGGTACCCCCGCACGACACCAATGTCATCCGTGAAGTGGACAAGATCACTTCCCCCGATGATGTGAAATGGAGCGGCGGCGAGGCCAATATCACCCTGATCGGCAAAGAGGTGGATGAAGCCTACCTCAAAGAGCTGCAAAGCCTTTCCATCAACCCGGACATCAATAAACAACAGCACGATCTTAAAATAGTATATACCCCGATCCACGGCACCGGCATCACGATGGTACCGGAAACCCTGAAGCGGTTCGGCTTTACCAACGTAAACATCGTCACCGAACAGGCTACCCCGGATGGTAATTTCCCTACCGTGGTATATCCTAACCCCGAAGAGCCGGAAGCCATGAGCCTGGGCCTTAAAATGGCCAAAGCACTGGATGCTGACATCCTCCTGGGTACTGACCCTGACGCGGATCGTGTAGGCATTGCCGTTAAAAACCTGAAAGGCGAATGGACCCTGATAAATGGTAACCAGACCGCTGTACTGATCTTTAACTACATCATCGAAGGCCGCCGCAGAAAAGGACTGGCCAAACCATCGGACTATATCGCCAAAACAGTGGTTACCTCCGACCTCATCGATGTATTTGCCGCTAAAAACAATATCCGCTGCTATAATGTACTCACCGGCTTCAAATGGATTGCAGACCTGATCCGCCGGAAAGAGCCACAGGAGAACTTTATATGCGGAGGAGAAGAGTCATACGGTTATATGATCGGCAATAATGTGCGGGATAAGGACGCCATCTCTTCTGTAGCAATGATCTGCGAAATGGCCGCTTACGCACGCAGCCAGGGCAAATCATTGTTCGAACAACTGATCGACATCTACGTACAATACGGTTATTACAAGGAAAGCCTGATCTCCATCACCAAAAAAGGAATGAAAGGAGGCGAGGAAATCAATGAAATGATGCGTGGCTACCGCGAAAATCCGCCGGCAACGATCAACGGATCCACCGTCGTAACCCTGTATGATTACCAGTTACAACAAATCAAGGATATCCATACCGGCGAAATAAAATCGCTGGATCTGCCTAAATCCAATGTGTTGCAATTTGTACTGGCAGACGGCAGCAAAATATCTGCCCGCCCTTCCGGTACCGAACCCAAGATCAAATTCTACTTCAGCGTAAACGCTCCGCTGGACAATGCCGCTAACTTCGACAAAGTAACGGCGGAACTGGATCAGAAGATTAAAGGTATTATTGAGGACATGCACCTGAAATAA